A region of Frederiksenia canicola DNA encodes the following proteins:
- a CDS encoding asparaginase translates to MAKKLLILHTGGTISMSEGKDGKVSPSAENPLVALLHKLNHPAQLHQEAIFNLPSPHITLDHWWQLKERIEQAVQQEGFDGIVITHGTDTLEETAYFLDLALNVDIPVAITGAMRSSNELGSDGLINLQNAILVALCAESQHKGVLVVMNDEIHHAKFVTKTHTTNVATFQTPTFGPCGLVAKNRVIYFQQLNHYERFPVAHLHKTNVQLVKSYAGMDSFLLTQLAQQGCDGVVIEALGAGNLPPTCLEGISALLAAKIPVVLVSRAFNGITQDVYDYLGGGKQLKQQGVIFTQGLSGQKARIKLLVLLNQPLNSSLRDYF, encoded by the coding sequence ATGGCAAAGAAACTGCTAATTTTACATACGGGTGGAACCATTTCGATGAGCGAAGGCAAAGACGGTAAAGTATCACCGTCTGCAGAAAATCCACTCGTGGCTTTGTTGCACAAACTCAATCACCCTGCTCAGTTACACCAAGAAGCAATTTTCAATTTGCCCTCCCCCCATATCACCCTTGATCACTGGTGGCAGTTGAAAGAGCGGATTGAACAAGCGGTGCAGCAAGAAGGTTTTGACGGTATCGTCATCACGCACGGCACCGACACCCTTGAAGAAACTGCCTATTTTCTGGATTTAGCGTTGAATGTGGATATCCCTGTGGCAATCACAGGGGCAATGCGTTCCAGTAATGAACTTGGCTCAGATGGGCTAATCAACTTACAAAATGCCATTTTGGTTGCACTTTGTGCTGAGAGCCAACACAAAGGCGTGTTGGTGGTGATGAACGATGAAATTCATCATGCCAAATTTGTAACCAAAACCCACACTACCAACGTAGCGACTTTCCAAACGCCAACTTTTGGACCTTGTGGATTAGTCGCAAAAAATCGGGTGATTTATTTTCAGCAGCTCAATCACTACGAGCGTTTCCCCGTAGCACATCTTCACAAAACCAATGTGCAGCTAGTTAAAAGCTATGCCGGAATGGACAGTTTTTTGCTCACGCAGCTGGCTCAACAGGGCTGCGATGGCGTAGTGATAGAAGCCCTTGGGGCAGGCAATTTGCCGCCTACTTGTTTGGAGGGCATCTCCGCACTCTTAGCAGCGAAGATCCCTGTGGTGCTAGTTTCTCGAGCCTTTAACGGCATCACGCAAGATGTTTATGATTATCTCGGTGGCGGTAAACAGCTCAAACAACAAGGCGTGATTTTCACCCAAGGATTAAGCGGACAAAAGGCCCGTATTAAATTACTTGTGCTGTTAAATCAACCACTTAATTCATCCTTAAGGGATTATTTTTAA
- the uvrA gene encoding excinuclease ABC subunit UvrA yields MQHIDIRGARTHNLKNINLTLPRDKFIVITGLSGSGKSSLAFDTLYAEGQRRYVESLSAYARQFLSLMEKPDVDHIEGLSPAISIEQKSTSHNPRSTVGTVTEIHDYLRLLFARVGEPRCPDHDTALAAQTISQMVDRVLEEPEGKRLMLLAPVVKDRKGEHVKLLENLTANGYIRARINGEICDLSDPPKLELQKKHTIEVVIDRFKVRSDIATRLAESFETALELSGSTAIIADMDDPTAEELVFSSSFACSQCGYSLTELEPRLFSFNNPAGACPTCDGLGVQQYFDERKVVQNPDISLANGAIKGWDKRSFYYFGLLKSVAKHYDFDIETPFKDLPKKIQNIVLNGSKEEIEFVYVNDRGDSVKRTHTFEGVLNNMARRYKETESNSVREELAKYINNRACTDCNGSRLRKEARYVFIDKTNLPEVSEKSIGEALQFFDTLQLEGQRAKIAEKILKEIRERLQFLVNVGLNYLSLSRSAETLSGGEAQRIRLASQIGAGLVGVMYVLDEPSIGLHQRDNERLLNTLIHLRNLGNTVIVVEHDEDAILAADHIVDIGPGAGVHGGNVIAQGTAKQIMQSEHSITGKFLSGREKIEIPQNRTARDPAKSLKLFGASGNNLKNVDLEIPVGLFTCITGVSGSGKSTLINDTLFPLAQNALNRAENSDVAPYKSIDGLAHFDKVIDINQSPIGRTPRSNPATYTGLFTPIRELFAGTQEARARGYNVGRFSFNVRGGRCEACQGDGVIKVEMHFLPDVYVPCDHCKGKRYNRETLEIRYKGKTIHQVLEMTVEEAREFFDAVPMIARKLQTLMDVGLSYIRLGQSSTTLSGGEAQRVKLATELSKRDTGKTLYILDEPTTGLHFADIKQLLNVLHRLRDQGNTIVVIEHNLDVIKTADWIVDLGPEGGSGGGQIIATGTPEEVAQNKHSHTARFLKAILAKG; encoded by the coding sequence ATGCAACACATCGATATTCGTGGGGCGAGAACCCATAATCTTAAAAATATCAATTTAACCTTACCACGCGATAAATTTATTGTGATTACAGGCTTGTCGGGTTCAGGCAAGTCATCTTTGGCATTTGATACATTATATGCCGAAGGGCAACGGCGTTATGTAGAATCACTTTCAGCGTACGCTCGCCAGTTTTTATCATTAATGGAAAAGCCTGATGTTGATCATATTGAAGGGCTTTCGCCAGCCATTTCTATTGAGCAAAAATCTACCTCTCACAATCCACGTTCTACGGTCGGTACGGTCACAGAAATTCATGATTATTTGCGGTTATTGTTCGCTCGGGTTGGTGAGCCACGCTGCCCTGATCACGACACGGCACTAGCCGCTCAAACTATTTCACAAATGGTCGATCGAGTATTGGAAGAACCCGAAGGTAAGCGTTTGATGTTACTCGCTCCCGTGGTGAAAGATCGCAAAGGCGAACACGTAAAACTGCTCGAAAATTTGACCGCTAACGGCTACATTCGGGCACGCATTAACGGCGAAATTTGTGATTTATCCGATCCACCAAAATTAGAACTGCAGAAAAAACATACAATTGAAGTCGTCATCGACCGTTTTAAAGTGCGCTCAGATATTGCGACTCGTTTGGCAGAATCCTTTGAAACGGCGTTGGAACTCTCTGGCTCCACGGCAATTATTGCTGATATGGACGATCCTACCGCAGAAGAATTGGTCTTTTCATCGAGTTTTGCCTGTTCTCAATGTGGTTATTCTTTAACCGAACTAGAACCCCGTTTGTTCTCGTTTAATAATCCTGCAGGGGCTTGCCCAACCTGTGATGGTTTGGGTGTTCAGCAGTATTTCGATGAACGCAAAGTGGTGCAAAATCCTGATATTTCGCTTGCCAACGGGGCAATTAAAGGCTGGGACAAACGTAGTTTTTATTATTTTGGTTTGTTAAAATCGGTCGCGAAACACTACGATTTTGACATTGAAACGCCGTTTAAAGATCTACCGAAAAAGATCCAAAACATCGTGCTAAACGGTTCAAAAGAGGAAATCGAATTTGTTTATGTGAATGATCGGGGGGATAGCGTCAAACGTACGCACACGTTTGAAGGCGTGTTAAACAATATGGCTCGCCGCTATAAAGAAACCGAGTCCAACTCGGTGCGGGAAGAACTGGCGAAATATATCAACAATCGTGCTTGTACCGATTGCAATGGATCACGTTTACGCAAAGAAGCTCGTTATGTATTTATCGACAAAACCAATTTGCCCGAGGTGTCAGAAAAAAGCATCGGCGAAGCATTGCAGTTCTTTGACACCTTACAACTTGAAGGGCAGAGAGCGAAAATCGCAGAAAAAATCTTGAAGGAAATTCGTGAACGCTTGCAGTTTTTAGTCAATGTCGGCTTAAATTATCTCTCCCTTTCTCGCTCCGCCGAAACCTTGTCAGGCGGTGAAGCACAACGTATTCGTCTCGCCAGCCAAATTGGTGCAGGCTTAGTTGGGGTCATGTATGTGTTGGACGAACCTTCGATTGGCTTACATCAGCGGGATAACGAACGATTGCTCAACACACTCATTCATTTACGCAATCTCGGCAATACAGTCATTGTAGTCGAACACGATGAAGATGCTATTTTAGCCGCTGATCATATTGTCGATATTGGCCCAGGGGCAGGCGTACATGGTGGCAATGTGATTGCCCAAGGCACTGCCAAGCAAATTATGCAGAGCGAACATTCGATTACGGGCAAATTCTTATCGGGGCGGGAAAAAATTGAGATCCCTCAAAACCGCACCGCACGTGATCCAGCCAAGTCTCTCAAGCTTTTCGGTGCAAGCGGTAACAATTTAAAAAATGTCGATCTAGAAATTCCTGTTGGCTTATTTACTTGTATTACGGGTGTTTCAGGCTCGGGCAAATCGACTTTAATCAACGACACGCTATTCCCGCTGGCTCAAAATGCGTTAAATCGTGCAGAAAACAGCGATGTGGCTCCGTATAAAAGCATTGACGGCTTAGCCCATTTTGACAAAGTGATCGACATCAACCAAAGCCCAATTGGACGCACGCCACGCTCCAATCCAGCAACTTATACTGGGTTATTCACCCCAATTCGCGAATTGTTTGCAGGTACGCAAGAAGCTCGGGCAAGAGGTTATAATGTGGGACGTTTTAGCTTTAATGTTCGAGGTGGACGTTGCGAAGCGTGTCAAGGCGATGGCGTAATCAAAGTCGAAATGCACTTTTTACCTGATGTGTATGTGCCTTGTGATCACTGTAAAGGCAAACGCTACAATCGTGAAACCTTGGAAATTCGCTACAAAGGCAAAACCATTCACCAAGTACTTGAAATGACGGTGGAAGAAGCCCGAGAATTTTTCGATGCGGTGCCAATGATCGCTCGCAAATTGCAAACCTTGATGGATGTTGGTTTATCCTATATTCGTTTGGGGCAATCATCAACCACACTTTCAGGCGGCGAAGCCCAACGGGTAAAACTGGCAACAGAATTATCCAAACGAGACACAGGTAAAACCCTGTATATTTTGGATGAACCAACGACAGGCTTGCATTTTGCCGACATCAAACAGTTGCTCAATGTGCTTCACCGTTTGCGTGATCAAGGCAATACCATTGTGGTGATCGAACACAATCTAGATGTGATTAAAACTGCGGACTGGATCGTCGATCTCGGCCCAGAAGGTGGTTCAGGTGGCGGGCAAATCATCGCCACTGGTACCCCCGAAGAAGTCGCTCAAAACAAACACTCCCATACCGCCCGCTTCTTAAAAGCGATTTTGGCAAAAGGCTAA
- the purE gene encoding 5-(carboxyamino)imidazole ribonucleotide mutase, with the protein MNKPEIAIVMGSKSDWATMSEATQILDLFNLPYHVEVVSAHRTPDKLFTFAETAQANGYKVIIAGAGGAAHLPGMIAAKTIIPVLGVPVKSSMLSGVDSLYSIVQMPKGIPVGTLAIGPAGAANAGLLAAQILAAFNPELAQKLQQFRNEQTQHVLDNPDPRIA; encoded by the coding sequence ATGAACAAACCTGAAATTGCGATCGTAATGGGTTCAAAATCTGATTGGGCGACGATGTCGGAAGCGACACAAATTCTCGACCTATTTAACCTTCCCTACCACGTTGAAGTGGTCTCTGCACACCGCACTCCTGATAAATTATTCACCTTTGCCGAAACGGCTCAAGCTAATGGCTATAAAGTGATTATTGCAGGTGCAGGCGGTGCAGCACATTTACCTGGGATGATTGCTGCCAAAACGATCATACCTGTGCTTGGTGTGCCAGTGAAAAGCTCAATGTTAAGCGGTGTCGATAGTCTCTACTCTATTGTGCAAATGCCAAAAGGGATTCCTGTTGGCACCTTGGCAATCGGACCTGCAGGTGCCGCCAATGCGGGCTTACTCGCCGCACAAATTTTAGCGGCATTTAATCCTGAATTAGCCCAAAAATTGCAACAATTCCGCAATGAACAAACTCAACACGTTTTAGATAATCCAGACCCACGCATCGCATAA
- the aceF gene encoding pyruvate dehydrogenase complex dihydrolipoyllysine-residue acetyltransferase yields MSKQIQVPDIGGDEVTVTEVMVKVGDTVAVDQSIINVEGDKASMEVPSPEAGVVKEVLVKVGDTVSTGTPMLVLESAEAAPTPKAEAKAEAAPAPQAATASAVVDVNVPDIGGDEVNVTEIMVKVGDVVTVDQSIINVEGDKASMEVPAPVAGIVKEILINVGDTVSTGKLIMRFEVAGVAPAASAPAQEAAPAPQATASAIKEVNVPDIGGDEVNVTEIMVNVGDKVSVDQSIINVEGDKASMEVPAPIAGTVKEILIKVGDKVSTGSLIMKFEVEGAAPAAAPAPQQAAVAQPAPQAAPAQSGNVAGLSQEQVVASVGYAHATPVIRRLAREFGVSLDNVKGTGRKGRIVKEDIEAYVKTAVKVFEEVKAGKAPSAGTGVANGAGLSLLPWPKVDFSKFGEIEEVELSRINKISGANLHRNWVMIPHVTHFDRTDITELEAFRKKQNEVVAKQKLDVKITPVVFIMKAVAKALEAFPRFNSSISEDGQKLTLKKYINIGVAVDTPNGLVVPVFKNVNKKGIIELSRELMEVSKKARDGKLSASDMQGGCFTISSLGGIGTTHFTPIVNAPEVAILGVSKSEMMPVWNGKEFQPRLMLPLSLSFDHRVIDGADGARFLSYINGVLADIRQLVM; encoded by the coding sequence ATGTCAAAACAAATTCAAGTGCCAGATATTGGTGGCGATGAAGTTACCGTTACGGAAGTAATGGTAAAAGTCGGCGATACAGTTGCTGTGGATCAATCAATCATCAACGTAGAAGGTGATAAAGCTTCGATGGAAGTGCCTTCCCCAGAAGCTGGCGTTGTTAAAGAAGTATTAGTAAAAGTCGGTGATACCGTTTCAACAGGTACACCGATGTTAGTATTAGAAAGTGCAGAGGCAGCACCTACACCAAAAGCTGAAGCGAAAGCAGAAGCTGCACCTGCGCCACAAGCAGCTACGGCAAGTGCAGTGGTTGATGTGAATGTGCCAGATATCGGTGGCGATGAAGTAAATGTAACCGAAATTATGGTTAAAGTGGGTGATGTGGTCACTGTTGATCAATCCATCATCAACGTTGAAGGCGACAAAGCATCAATGGAAGTCCCAGCACCTGTTGCAGGAATAGTAAAAGAAATTTTAATTAATGTTGGCGACACTGTTTCAACCGGCAAATTAATTATGCGATTTGAAGTGGCGGGTGTTGCACCAGCAGCATCAGCTCCTGCTCAAGAAGCGGCACCAGCCCCACAAGCAACGGCTTCTGCAATCAAAGAAGTAAACGTGCCTGATATCGGTGGTGACGAAGTAAACGTCACTGAAATCATGGTAAATGTGGGTGATAAAGTTAGCGTTGATCAATCCATCATCAACGTCGAAGGCGACAAAGCATCAATGGAAGTCCCAGCACCAATCGCAGGTACAGTAAAAGAGATCTTAATCAAAGTTGGCGATAAAGTTTCTACGGGTTCATTAATCATGAAATTTGAAGTAGAAGGTGCAGCACCAGCCGCTGCTCCAGCGCCACAACAAGCAGCTGTAGCACAGCCAGCTCCTCAAGCAGCACCAGCACAATCAGGTAATGTGGCAGGTTTAAGTCAAGAACAAGTAGTTGCAAGTGTAGGTTATGCTCATGCAACCCCAGTAATTCGTCGTTTAGCGCGTGAATTTGGTGTAAGTTTAGATAATGTTAAGGGTACTGGTCGTAAAGGTCGTATCGTTAAAGAAGATATCGAAGCCTATGTGAAAACTGCGGTGAAAGTGTTTGAAGAAGTGAAAGCAGGTAAAGCACCTTCTGCAGGCACAGGTGTAGCAAATGGAGCAGGCTTAAGCTTATTACCATGGCCGAAAGTAGACTTCAGCAAATTCGGTGAAATTGAAGAAGTTGAATTAAGCCGTATCAATAAGATCTCTGGTGCGAACTTACACCGTAACTGGGTAATGATTCCACACGTTACACACTTCGATCGTACGGACATCACTGAATTAGAAGCTTTCCGTAAGAAACAAAACGAAGTTGTGGCGAAACAGAAACTTGATGTGAAGATCACACCAGTGGTGTTCATTATGAAAGCAGTGGCAAAAGCATTAGAAGCCTTCCCACGTTTCAACAGCTCAATTTCTGAAGATGGTCAAAAACTTACCCTTAAGAAATACATCAATATCGGTGTGGCAGTAGATACACCAAATGGCTTAGTGGTTCCTGTGTTCAAAAATGTGAACAAGAAAGGTATTATCGAGCTTTCTCGTGAATTGATGGAAGTGTCGAAAAAAGCACGTGATGGCAAACTCTCAGCATCAGATATGCAAGGCGGTTGCTTCACTATTTCTAGCTTAGGTGGTATCGGTACAACTCACTTTACGCCAATCGTAAATGCGCCAGAAGTAGCGATCTTAGGTGTATCAAAATCTGAAATGATGCCTGTTTGGAACGGCAAAGAGTTCCAACCACGCTTGATGTTGCCACTCTCATTATCCTTCGACCACCGCGTGATTGATGGTGCTGATGGTGCGAGATTCTTAAGCTACATCAACGGCGTATTAGCAGATATTCGTCAGTTAGTAATGTAA
- the aceE gene encoding pyruvate dehydrogenase (acetyl-transferring), homodimeric type, with protein sequence MSELLAHDVDPFETQEWLDSVNSLVKEEGTERAQYIIQQVMQHARTQGVGLPSGITTDYVNTIPVSEQPVYPGNKDIERRIRSAVRWNAIAMVLRSQKKDLDLGGHISTFQSAATMYEVCFNHFFKAATDKDGGDLVYSQGHAAPGIYARSFLEGRLTAEQLDNFRQEAFVDGLSSYPHPKLMPEYWQFSTVSMGLGPVNAIYQARFLKYLNNRGIKDTTGQTVYAFLGDGEMDEIESKGALTVAGREKLDNLIFVISCNLQRLDGPVNGNGKIVQELEGLFTGAGWEVIKVLWGSGWDKLFAKDTSGKLAQLMMEVVDGDYLTFKSKDGAYVREHFFGRFPETAALVADMTDDEIWALRRGAHDSEKMYAAFERAKRSNKPVVILAHQVKGYKIPEAESKNTAHQSKKMSLESLKGFRDYFHLPLTDEQVENLDYITFPEGSEEYNYLHGRRQELQGYLPARRPKFDVEYKVPALEEFQALLDAQPRGISTTMAFSRVLNILLKDKNIGKTIVPIIADEARTFGMEGLFRQIGIYNPHGQNYVPSDRDLVAYYREATDGQVLQEGINELGATASWVAAATSYSVNNQPMIPFFIYYSMFGFQRVGDMMWLAGDQLARGFMIGGTSGRTTLNGEGLQHEDGHSHIQAGVIPNCITYDPAFAFEVAVIVQDGIRRMYGENQEDVFYYITTLNEIYDQPAMPAGAEEGIRKGLYKFETVEGKGKGHVQLLGSGSILRHVRLAAQILANDYGVTADVFSAPSFNELGRDGADAARWNLLHPTETPRVPYVAQVLADLPTVASTDYMKLYAEQIRAYVPSKHYHVLGTDGFGRSDSRANLREHFEVDERYVVVAALTQLAKEGTVELKVVADAIKKFGLDVERINPLYA encoded by the coding sequence ATGTCAGAATTGTTAGCACACGACGTAGATCCATTCGAGACACAAGAATGGTTAGATTCAGTTAATTCTTTAGTTAAAGAAGAAGGAACTGAGCGTGCACAATATATTATTCAACAAGTGATGCAACACGCTCGTACACAGGGCGTTGGGCTTCCATCAGGCATTACAACTGACTATGTGAACACAATCCCAGTTTCTGAGCAGCCAGTTTATCCAGGTAACAAAGATATCGAACGTCGTATCCGTTCTGCAGTGCGTTGGAATGCGATTGCAATGGTATTACGCAGCCAGAAGAAAGATTTGGATTTAGGTGGTCACATTTCGACTTTCCAATCTGCAGCGACAATGTATGAGGTGTGTTTCAACCACTTTTTCAAGGCTGCAACCGATAAAGACGGTGGAGACTTAGTGTATTCACAAGGCCATGCGGCACCAGGTATCTACGCTCGTTCTTTCTTAGAAGGCCGTTTAACGGCAGAGCAATTAGATAATTTCCGCCAAGAAGCCTTTGTTGATGGCTTATCTTCTTACCCGCACCCGAAATTGATGCCGGAATACTGGCAGTTCTCAACCGTTTCAATGGGCTTAGGCCCAGTAAACGCAATCTACCAAGCGCGTTTCTTAAAATACTTAAACAATCGTGGTATTAAAGATACAACAGGTCAAACCGTTTACGCTTTCTTAGGTGACGGTGAGATGGATGAAATTGAATCTAAAGGTGCATTAACGGTTGCTGGTCGTGAGAAATTAGATAACTTAATTTTCGTGATTAGCTGTAACTTGCAACGTTTAGATGGCCCAGTAAACGGTAACGGTAAAATCGTTCAAGAGCTTGAAGGTTTATTCACCGGTGCTGGCTGGGAAGTGATCAAAGTCTTATGGGGCAGTGGTTGGGATAAATTATTTGCGAAAGATACTTCAGGCAAATTAGCCCAATTAATGATGGAAGTGGTTGATGGTGACTACTTAACCTTCAAATCAAAAGACGGTGCTTATGTGCGTGAACACTTCTTCGGTCGTTTCCCAGAAACGGCAGCATTAGTTGCGGATATGACTGACGATGAAATTTGGGCATTACGTCGTGGTGCACACGATAGTGAGAAAATGTACGCTGCTTTTGAACGTGCAAAACGCTCAAATAAACCAGTGGTTATTTTAGCTCACCAAGTGAAAGGTTATAAAATTCCAGAAGCGGAAAGTAAAAATACCGCTCACCAATCGAAAAAAATGTCATTAGAAAGCTTGAAAGGCTTCCGTGACTACTTCCACTTGCCATTAACTGATGAACAGGTTGAAAACTTAGACTACATCACTTTCCCAGAAGGTTCAGAAGAGTACAATTACTTGCATGGTCGTCGTCAAGAATTGCAAGGCTACTTACCTGCTCGTCGTCCTAAATTTGATGTGGAATACAAAGTGCCCGCATTAGAAGAGTTCCAAGCGTTGTTAGATGCTCAACCACGTGGTATTTCAACCACAATGGCATTCTCTCGTGTATTAAATATCTTATTAAAAGACAAAAATATCGGTAAAACGATCGTTCCAATCATTGCAGACGAAGCTCGTACTTTCGGTATGGAAGGTTTATTCCGTCAAATCGGTATTTACAACCCACATGGTCAAAACTATGTGCCTTCAGATCGTGATTTAGTGGCTTACTACCGTGAAGCAACAGATGGTCAAGTATTACAAGAGGGTATCAACGAATTAGGTGCAACAGCATCTTGGGTTGCTGCAGCAACTTCATACTCAGTGAACAACCAACCGATGATTCCATTCTTCATCTACTACTCAATGTTCGGCTTCCAACGTGTAGGCGATATGATGTGGTTAGCGGGTGACCAATTAGCTCGTGGTTTCATGATCGGTGGTACATCAGGTCGTACAACCTTAAACGGTGAAGGTTTACAACACGAAGATGGTCACAGCCATATCCAAGCTGGCGTTATTCCTAACTGTATCACTTATGATCCAGCATTTGCTTTTGAGGTTGCCGTTATCGTTCAAGATGGTATTCGTCGTATGTATGGCGAGAACCAAGAGGACGTGTTCTACTACATCACAACCTTAAACGAAATTTACGATCAACCAGCAATGCCAGCGGGTGCAGAAGAAGGTATCCGTAAAGGTTTATATAAATTTGAAACAGTGGAAGGTAAAGGTAAAGGCCACGTTCAATTATTAGGTTCTGGCTCAATTTTACGTCACGTTCGTTTAGCGGCTCAAATTCTTGCAAATGACTATGGTGTAACGGCAGATGTGTTCTCAGCACCTTCATTTAACGAATTAGGTCGTGACGGTGCAGATGCTGCACGTTGGAATTTATTACACCCAACCGAGACTCCACGTGTACCATACGTTGCACAAGTGTTGGCAGATTTACCAACCGTTGCATCAACTGACTACATGAAACTTTATGCAGAGCAAATTCGTGCTTATGTACCAAGCAAACACTACCACGTGTTAGGTACTGATGGTTTCGGTCGTTCAGATAGCCGTGCAAACTTACGTGAACATTTCGAAGTTGATGAGCGTTATGTTGTTGTTGCTGCATTAACTCAATTAGCGAAAGAAGGCACAGTTGAGTTAAAAGTGGTTGCAGATGCAATTAAGAAGTTCGGCTTAGATGTAGAGCGTATCAACCCATTATACGCATAA
- the lpdA gene encoding dihydrolipoyl dehydrogenase, whose product MSKEIKTQVVVLGAGPAGYSAAFRCADLGLETVLVERYSTLGGVCLNVGCIPSKALLHVAKVIEEAKHAEHNGITFGEPTIDLDKVRAGKEAVVSKLTGGLAGMAKMRKVTVVEGQATFADSHTLVARDRDGNPTTIKFDNAIIAAGSRPIQLPFIPHDDPRVWDSTDALKLKEVPKKLLIMGGGIIGLEMGTVYNALGSEVEVVEMFDQVIPAADKDIVAIYTKQVEKKFKLMLETKVTAVEAKDDGIYVSMEGKACNDTKRYDAVLVAIGRVPNGKLLDAGKAGVEVDERGFIHVDKQMRTNVPHIFAIGDIVGQPMLAHKGVHEGHVAAEVIAGMKHYFDPKVIPSIAYTEPEVAWVGKTEKECRQEGLNFEVAKFPWAASGRAIASECSEGMTKLIFDKDTHRVLGGAIVGSNGGELLGEIGLAIEMGCDAEDIALTIHAHPTLHESVGLAAEVFEGSVTDLPNPKAKKK is encoded by the coding sequence ATGAGCAAAGAAATCAAAACCCAAGTCGTGGTACTTGGTGCAGGTCCTGCGGGCTATTCAGCAGCATTCCGTTGTGCTGATTTGGGCTTAGAAACAGTATTAGTTGAGCGTTACTCAACCCTTGGTGGTGTGTGTTTGAACGTGGGTTGTATCCCATCTAAAGCATTACTTCACGTTGCAAAAGTGATTGAAGAAGCGAAACACGCAGAGCATAACGGTATTACCTTCGGCGAACCAACCATTGATTTAGATAAAGTGCGTGCAGGTAAAGAAGCCGTGGTATCTAAATTAACTGGCGGTTTGGCAGGTATGGCGAAAATGCGTAAAGTAACGGTGGTTGAAGGTCAAGCAACCTTTGCTGACTCACACACTTTAGTCGCTCGTGACCGTGATGGTAACCCAACCACAATTAAATTTGATAATGCGATTATTGCGGCAGGCTCACGTCCAATTCAATTACCATTTATTCCACACGATGACCCACGTGTTTGGGACTCAACAGATGCACTTAAATTAAAAGAAGTGCCGAAAAAATTACTCATCATGGGTGGCGGTATCATCGGTTTAGAAATGGGTACGGTGTACAATGCTTTAGGTTCTGAAGTGGAAGTGGTTGAAATGTTTGACCAAGTGATCCCTGCAGCCGATAAAGATATTGTTGCGATCTACACCAAACAAGTTGAGAAAAAATTCAAGTTAATGCTTGAAACGAAAGTGACTGCAGTTGAAGCGAAAGATGATGGTATCTACGTTTCAATGGAAGGCAAAGCGTGCAACGATACTAAACGTTACGATGCGGTATTAGTGGCAATCGGTCGTGTACCAAATGGTAAATTGTTAGATGCAGGTAAAGCAGGCGTTGAAGTTGATGAACGTGGTTTCATCCATGTAGATAAACAAATGCGCACTAATGTTCCACATATCTTTGCTATCGGCGATATCGTTGGTCAGCCAATGTTAGCGCACAAAGGTGTTCACGAAGGTCACGTTGCGGCAGAAGTGATTGCGGGAATGAAACATTACTTTGATCCGAAAGTAATTCCATCAATCGCTTATACTGAGCCAGAAGTTGCTTGGGTAGGTAAAACTGAGAAAGAGTGTCGTCAAGAAGGCTTAAACTTTGAAGTAGCTAAATTCCCTTGGGCTGCATCAGGTCGTGCAATCGCTTCTGAATGTTCAGAAGGTATGACTAAATTAATCTTCGATAAAGATACTCATCGTGTACTTGGTGGTGCGATCGTAGGTTCAAACGGTGGTGAATTATTAGGTGAAATCGGTTTAGCCATCGAAATGGGTTGTGATGCAGAAGATATCGCATTAACTATCCATGCTCACCCGACATTACATGAATCTGTTGGTCTAGCAGCAGAAGTATTTGAAGGTTCGGTAACAGACTTACCAAATCCAAAAGCGAAGAAAAAATAA
- a CDS encoding YacL family protein: MEYQFTHTMHGVMAKCSMDHEAFARWLNTEVAPEPKMLKDLFTEIAKCKRSSNYEAIFEGREYSLYLNAEEVMAKANNLDMDTDDFEQMEEGFHFYNEESIAFCGLEDFEAFLQAYERFIKTLH; this comes from the coding sequence ATGGAATACCAATTTACTCACACCATGCATGGTGTCATGGCAAAATGCTCAATGGACCACGAAGCTTTTGCCCGCTGGTTGAATACGGAAGTTGCGCCAGAACCGAAAATGTTAAAAGACCTTTTCACTGAAATTGCAAAATGCAAACGTTCTAGCAACTACGAGGCGATTTTTGAAGGGCGAGAATACTCGCTCTATCTCAATGCGGAAGAGGTGATGGCAAAAGCCAATAATCTAGATATGGATACAGATGACTTCGAGCAAATGGAAGAAGGGTTCCATTTCTATAATGAAGAAAGTATCGCTTTTTGCGGTCTGGAAGATTTTGAGGCTTTTTTACAAGCTTACGAACGATTTATCAAAACATTACATTAA